The Pseudanabaena sp. ABRG5-3 genome includes the window GGCGCACGCAAAAAGCGATCGCCTACTCTGCGATCCGTTGAAAGTACCCCTGCCACCGTCACTAGTCGCGCCCCGATTTTGTGGTCATTTCGTGCCAACTCAGCCGCCTTTGGGATTTTTATCGATCGCGATCGCTGCTGGTTAGGCAATCAAGCAGGACAGGTATTTAACCTCGACCATGAGGGAAAAGTAAATAACCAGTACCAATTACCCGACGGGGTAAAGTGCATTGTTGCCGATGATATGTGGATTTATGTGGGCTGTGATGATGGCAATGTCTATGATCTCAGTGGTAAATTTCCTCGTCTTGCCTATGAAATTGACTCCCAGATTGATATTTACTGGCTCGATATTTGTGATGGCACATTAGCGGTTTCCGATGCCAATGGTGCGATCGTCAAAATCGAACCCACAGGCGAACAATGGACGCGCCTTAGTCAAGGGCAAGCAGGCTGGATGGTACGTTGCGATCGCCACAATATCTATCATGGACATAGCGGCGGAGTTACTGCCTATGATTTGCAAGCGGGACGACAACTATGGCATCAACCAACGGAGGGCATGGTTTTATTTGGTTGGCTAGATCATAGCGGAGTCTATGCAGGAACTTCAGCGAAGAAACTCTATCGCATGGACACACAGGGTAATGCACAACAGATTTATAGCTGCGATGCCTCGGTCTATTGCTGTGCAACTTCGCCAAATGGGAAGTATGTCTTTGCAGGTGATAACTCCTCCGCAATATACTGTTTTCAAGCATCGGGCAAGCGACTCTGGAAATTAGGCACAGGTTGTGGCTCAGCCCTATCCATGCAGTTTCTTGATGATCGTCTCTATCTGGTGACAACCGATGGCGTGTTAGCCTGTATGGATGCTTCCCAAAATGCGATCGCCTCTGCTCAACAGGGTCAAGTTCCTCAAGTGCGACAAACGAACACGAGTAATCTTCCCCATGCTGTGGTCGTGAATACCCCCTTAGAAACTACTCGCACCACAGATCATCACCCATCTCAAGGTGTGATTGTCGAATGTATTCGGCAAGGGAGCGAACTCAAGATCCATGCTATTTCTGAAGGATATCATCCAGACTGGTTTGTGCAGTTCCCCCGTGACATTCGCCAAGAGGGAGCAAAATATTGGGTACAGGAATTAAGAGAAGCCGCAAGAGGTGGCTTCTATCGGGTCTATGGTGATATTAAGCGCTATGAAAGTTAATCGCTATGGAGAGGTTCGCATATGTCCTATTTCATCCACCGAGTTCCCAATGCCTTAGCTCTAGAATCAACTACTACGGGCGCATTGGTCGGTCTGATGTTTTGCCCACATCCCCATGAATCTCGTAGAGCTTTTGAATATGACTATGGTTCGACAGAAGGTCGGGATTCATTGGTGAATATCAAGGATTTTCCTGAATTGGACTATTTACAGTTTTATTGTATAGAAAGTCCCTCTAGCTACCATTACGATCGCTGCTTTAACGACGAAGCTTGGCTACATGTCCGCCCCTTATTTTATATCGAAGGAAAAGCGATCGGCTATAACATGAGGAGGGATAAGCCACCCTTACCTAAAGCTCTAAATCCATTATGGGAATACACACCTCCCAATGAAAAGGGAAGTTGGAAAGTTGGCACATGGGCTTTGTGGGCAGATGACCAAACGATCTGGACAGGAAACCGTGATGGTCTGATTTTGACTTTTGCGCCCGATGGACAGATCCATAATCGTTGGCAGTTACCAAAGATGACACGCTGTCTGACGGGAAATTCACAGGGTATTTATGCTACCTGTGATGATGGCAATCTCTACAATCTGATTGGGAAGTTGCCCCAAGTTTCGTATAACTGCCGTTCCGAAGCGGTTTCTATTTGGTATGACTTTCTCATTTATGGACTAGATAGTTATGGCGATCGCCTACATATTAGCGATGTATATGGCGGTCTTACGCAGCTTAATCATCAATTACAAGTGCAATGGCAACAACAGGTAGCCAGTGGACATTCTTGGTTCTTTCAATCCGATGACTATGCTCTGTATCGTGGAAACCATCATGGAGTCGCTGCCTATGCGATCGCAACTGGTAAGTTGTTATGGGCTTATGCCACAGCTTGCGTTTTATGTGGAGTTTTAACGGAAGATACGCTCATTATCGGTACGGGCGATCATCATCTCTACGAATTACAAAAGTCGGGAGATATTAAGGCAAAAACGACAGAAATTAAAGTCTTAGCACTATGTGACGGTGCGCCCTATGCCTGTACGCTCACGGATGATCAACAAACTATTTTCGTCGCCGATTATCAAGCCGATCTCTATGCCTTTAATCGCGCAGGTGAACGTTTATGGAAGTATCCCCTTAGTTGTGGTGTGGCTTTGGCAATGCGCTGTGTTGGCGATCGCCTCTATCTGACTACTACAGAGGGAACGATCGCCTGTTTTGATCTGACGGCAATTGCTAATCTTGACCAACCAGTGACCATTACCAAGCAACCAATCCCTCCAATTTCGACTTCACCTGCGTCTTCGCCATCACCTGCGGCACAGTCTCATAAAATTGCCAAAGTTCAACCTCCTCTTGATCTCTCTGGCTTACAAGCAGAGTTACAAGCCCTTGCGAATCCTGAAAAAGCGATCGCACTGGCGCGTTACTTCAAGACAGGCAAAGGTGAATATGGCGAAGGCGATCACTTTTTAGGAATTACAGTGCCTGCCCAGCGCAAACTTGCTAAAAAATATCGTGCTTTGGAACTCAGTGCGATCGCCCAATTACTAGATGGTGAATGGCATGAAGAAAGGCTTACAGGTTTATTGATCCTTACCTATCAGTTGCCTAAAGCGAATTCTGAAAAGCAACAAGCGATCGTTGACTTTTACCTTGCCCATACTAAGGCTGTGAATAATTGGGATCTTGTGGATATTAGCTGCCGTCCCATTTTAGGCAAATATCTTTTATCGCGCGATCGCCAAATTCTCTATCAATTAGCACAATCATCTAATCTGTGGGAACAGCGTATTGCGATCGTCACTACAGGTGAACTGATTAAACATCAATCCTATGAAGATACTTTGGCGATCGCTAAAATATTATTAAATCATCCCCATGATCTCATTCACAAGGCAGTGGGTTGGATGCTGCGAGAGAGCGGCAAACAGGATCGGCAGGTTTTAATCAACTTCCTAGAGCAATATGCACCGCAAATGCCAAGGGTAATGTTGCGCTATGCGATCGAGCATTTCGATCAACCACAGCGACAGGATTATTTACAGCGTAAAGCTTAGGTCTCAGCCATTTTGAGCAATAGTTCTGCATCTAATAAAAAGACCGTTTGCGGCTCTTCAAATTTTTTGATAGGTATCTGCATCATATGGCTAGCAATACCTAACGTATCGCGATCGCGATAGTCGGCTGGGATTGCTTGCAAGCTACTTAGAGCTACATCCTGTACATTTGGCAAAGTTGCGATCGTGATGCCGTATAGACTGCGTATTCCCCCAAAAATCACCAAGAAGCCCTTCATAATATTCGCCTCTTGACCATAAATTTTTTTATATAAATCGATTACGACGATCTCTTGATCTTCATAGATAATTATGCCCAATAACTTATCACCACTACGATAGATTTTTGGCAAGGGAATGATTCGCACTACACTATCAATTCCCATTGCTAAATTGAGATCTCCCATCGAAAAGATGAGGAATTTAAGTGTTTCTTCTTTTTTCTGACTGATGAGCATAGTGTTTCCCAAATAGTTGTTGAGTAAAGTGCGGGAAGTTAGGAAATTTGGATTAAGTAATTAAAGCTTTGGTAAAAGATTTTGGAGTGTCTTAATGAGTTCCTGTTCGAGATAGGGCTTAGTCAAGTAGCCTGAAGCCCCAAGCATCTGAGCAACTCCTCGATGCTTAGCCCCACCACGGGAAGTAACCATTACAATCGGGAGATGGGCAAAACGACTCTCTTTGCGACAGGCAGTTAAAAACTCAAATCCATTCATATTTGGCATTTCTACATCGCATAGCACCGCTTGGATCTCCGTCGATCTAGAGAGTTGATCAAGCGCTTCCCGTCCATCTACTGCTTGAATGATCTGATATCCAAACTTTTCTAAGGTTAGATACAAAGCTTGGCGAGTGGTGAGCGAATCATCCACAATCAAGATAGTTTTTCTTTGGATCGGCTGAAGTTGAGTTTTTGTACTAATTGATTGATTTGATGCAGAAGGTAGATTAGAACTGGTTGATCTAGAAGTTGTCTTTGACTGCTTGTTAGAGAGTAGAGCGGTACTATCAATTACGGGTACGAGCGTGCCATCACCCAAAATCGTACAACCATAGAGATATGGTGGCGGCGCGATCGCTTTACCAAAGGGCTTAATTGCTAATTCCTGTTCATTGAGGACGCGATCGATTGGTAGCGCAAATATTTCATCACCATTGGATAGCAATAACAATGTGGTTTGCTCCTCATCGGTAAATGCTTCGGTACTCAATAGTTCGATTGATTTTTTGGGTAGAGGGTAGCCATCTTCAAATATAGAAGTGGGATATAGAGGTATTAGTCGATTCTCAAAACGGTAAAACTTTTCGCCTTGGATATTTTGAATGGCATCTTCATCAACAGTGTTAATCCCTAATAAGGTATCGATGGGAATCGCCAATAAACGATCTTGAATACTAAAAATCAGCAGTTTAGCAATACTGAGAGTCAAAGGAAGTTTAATGATAAAAGTAGTCCCTTGTCCCACTTCTGATTTGATCTCAATGGAACCTTTGAGACTGCGTACCTGCTCTTGCACCGTCGATAGCCCCATACCTCGACCTGAAAGCTCAGATACTACCTCAGCCGTAGAGAAACTTGGCTCAAATAAAAGTTGATAAACTTCTTCATTAGTGAGCTGATCGGCTTTTTCAGGCTTGAGCAAACCCACGGTGATCGCTTTCGACTTTACTTTTTCGAGATTAATCCCATGACCATCATCTTTAATTTCGATATAGGTTTGGTTGCCGCGATAGTACGCCCGAATCTCAATGGAGGCAATTACAGGTTTACCCCGTTCGAGCCTCTCTTGGGTGGATTCCGTCCCATGATCAAAGGCATTGCGTACCAGATGCACAAAGGGATCATACAGCTTCTCTAAGACGGATTTATCAACTAATGTCCCTGTGCCGAACATTTTGAGATTGACCTGCTTGTTGTACTTATTCGACATTTCCCGCACCATGCGCGGCAAGCTGGTGAGAATATCTCCCAAGGGCAACATCCGTGACCAGAGCAAGTCATACCTTACTTGTTTGAGAATCTGCTGTTTGCGCCGTTGCGTTTGGTAGGTTTGCTGCATCAAAACTGTCATGTCACGCATCCCTTCATCCATTTGGGCAATCTCTTCGAGAGCTTCTTGAATGACACCATATAGACGATTATAAGAATCCATTTGTAATGGATCGAAGTCCGCCAAAAAATTTGCAGTATTAGATAATGTCTCGGCTAGTTGAGGCTTGTTAAATAGATTAAGCGATGATACTGGACTAAAGTTTTGGGTTCTTACCTGCGATCGCTGAGCTTTGTCTAGCCAAGTTTGCAGATTTTTA containing:
- a CDS encoding WGR domain-containing protein, producing the protein MDANIPDNITYLELSEGDQGAHKFYEVIVAGVEVKIRYGRIGDKGQQQTKAYPTAEKAQKEAAKKINEKIHKGYAPAVMGARKKRSPTLRSVESTPATVTSRAPILWSFRANSAAFGIFIDRDRCWLGNQAGQVFNLDHEGKVNNQYQLPDGVKCIVADDMWIYVGCDDGNVYDLSGKFPRLAYEIDSQIDIYWLDICDGTLAVSDANGAIVKIEPTGEQWTRLSQGQAGWMVRCDRHNIYHGHSGGVTAYDLQAGRQLWHQPTEGMVLFGWLDHSGVYAGTSAKKLYRMDTQGNAQQIYSCDASVYCCATSPNGKYVFAGDNSSAIYCFQASGKRLWKLGTGCGSALSMQFLDDRLYLVTTDGVLACMDASQNAIASAQQGQVPQVRQTNTSNLPHAVVVNTPLETTRTTDHHPSQGVIVECIRQGSELKIHAISEGYHPDWFVQFPRDIRQEGAKYWVQELREAARGGFYRVYGDIKRYES
- a CDS encoding DNA alkylation repair protein, encoding MAKVQPPLDLSGLQAELQALANPEKAIALARYFKTGKGEYGEGDHFLGITVPAQRKLAKKYRALELSAIAQLLDGEWHEERLTGLLILTYQLPKANSEKQQAIVDFYLAHTKAVNNWDLVDISCRPILGKYLLSRDRQILYQLAQSSNLWEQRIAIVTTGELIKHQSYEDTLAIAKILLNHPHDLIHKAVGWMLRESGKQDRQVLINFLEQYAPQMPRVMLRYAIEHFDQPQRQDYLQRKA
- a CDS encoding chemotaxis protein CheW, producing the protein MLISQKKEETLKFLIFSMGDLNLAMGIDSVVRIIPLPKIYRSGDKLLGIIIYEDQEIVVIDLYKKIYGQEANIMKGFLVIFGGIRSLYGITIATLPNVQDVALSSLQAIPADYRDRDTLGIASHMMQIPIKKFEEPQTVFLLDAELLLKMAET
- a CDS encoding hybrid sensor histidine kinase/response regulator, producing the protein MYSTETEIHDQAYQFFKQEAPEFLQTIETGLLSLREDRSTNNIHAIMRAAHSIKGGSASLNLEGIKTIAHQLEDVFRSLYRFEGEIDADLEGLLLQAYDCLRLPLMDQLQSGHYEEASAIETAEPIFEVLKLYLGDTDEDTELPTAAELGVDIVQIVFDGDVQQGILRLQNVLDNPEGVPVKGEIRAQVEVFSGIGELLNLSGFQAIAHATLQALEHHPDNPILVGKVAIANFVAARAEVLAGDRAQGGQPSPELIALTQTNQSPTVQSPASQPQQSVVKPNDNPPNLDLVFDIEESDDQWFQSLEQELNIFSSANLDLEDTSPSFLEVENLPSPDLSSPDLNLDLKGATNLDLQNFEQLSYDSLDEIISPETDSEIIDKSLETEEFESFDSLNLNLEDLNFEDINLEENLDQNFEVFSARLDDKNDDLELNIFDIADDIVEVSQLSDFFGEQESVLGETPSKSDQYLADLEINAITQNLIAPPTPIISTASSIIQSKTAIANSKNVTTNVTTTTTSKKNPKNLEKAAPYISETIRVDLSRLERLNNFSSELVTQENASILHHQQLQAKIERLQKQFKGFENLSKNLQTWLDKAQRSQVRTQNFSPVSSLNLFNKPQLAETLSNTANFLADFDPLQMDSYNRLYGVIQEALEEIAQMDEGMRDMTVLMQQTYQTQRRKQQILKQVRYDLLWSRMLPLGDILTSLPRMVREMSNKYNKQVNLKMFGTGTLVDKSVLEKLYDPFVHLVRNAFDHGTESTQERLERGKPVIASIEIRAYYRGNQTYIEIKDDGHGINLEKVKSKAITVGLLKPEKADQLTNEEVYQLLFEPSFSTAEVVSELSGRGMGLSTVQEQVRSLKGSIEIKSEVGQGTTFIIKLPLTLSIAKLLIFSIQDRLLAIPIDTLLGINTVDEDAIQNIQGEKFYRFENRLIPLYPTSIFEDGYPLPKKSIELLSTEAFTDEEQTTLLLLSNGDEIFALPIDRVLNEQELAIKPFGKAIAPPPYLYGCTILGDGTLVPVIDSTALLSNKQSKTTSRSTSSNLPSASNQSISTKTQLQPIQRKTILIVDDSLTTRQALYLTLEKFGYQIIQAVDGREALDQLSRSTEIQAVLCDVEMPNMNGFEFLTACRKESRFAHLPIVMVTSRGGAKHRGVAQMLGASGYLTKPYLEQELIKTLQNLLPKL